One Janthinobacterium sp. TB1-E2 genomic region harbors:
- a CDS encoding beta/gamma crystallin family protein produces the protein MLRHTLNCALLLGAAMTAELAGAGELTLYSRDDYHGRSQTVRDAVADLEDVRFNDTTQSIRVRSGRWEACEEADFRGACFLLEAGEYPSLDDRANKITSLREVRGGWDGHPGRGRDRGRDRDGRWEREREHGHLPGRSLGGELTFYTRDDFAGRSLSVRNASADLRERDFNDTVQSVRVRSGYWEVCEDVGFRGRCRTLEPGEYASLERMSNRISSVREVR, from the coding sequence ATGCTGAGACACACCCTGAACTGCGCCCTGTTGCTGGGCGCCGCCATGACGGCCGAACTGGCCGGCGCCGGCGAACTGACCCTGTATTCGCGCGACGACTATCACGGCCGCTCGCAGACCGTGCGCGATGCCGTCGCCGACCTGGAAGACGTCCGTTTCAACGACACGACGCAAAGCATCCGCGTGCGCTCGGGCCGCTGGGAAGCGTGCGAGGAAGCCGATTTCCGCGGCGCCTGTTTCCTGCTCGAGGCGGGCGAGTATCCGTCGCTCGACGACCGCGCCAACAAGATCACATCGCTGCGCGAAGTGCGCGGCGGCTGGGATGGGCATCCGGGCCGCGGTCGTGACCGTGGGCGAGACCGGGACGGCCGCTGGGAACGCGAGCGCGAGCACGGCCATTTGCCAGGGCGCTCGCTGGGCGGCGAACTGACCTTCTATACGCGCGACGATTTCGCCGGCCGCAGCTTGAGCGTGCGCAACGCTTCAGCCGACTTGCGCGAGCGCGACTTCAACGACACGGTGCAAAGCGTGCGCGTGCGCTCCGGCTACTGGGAAGTGTGCGAGGACGTGGGCTTCCGTGGCCGCTGCCGTACCTTGGAACCGGGCGAGTACGCGAGCCTGGAACGCATGAGCAACCGCATCTCGTCGGTGCGCGAAGTGCGCTGA
- a CDS encoding beta/gamma crystallin-related protein, with the protein MTGPFKHTLACAATLLLSLGAHAAAHAGDITLFEDVDLRGRAVNLRETTDDLSRMGFNDKASSILVRSGTWDVCTDAGFRGNCRTLGPGEYRSMPGMNDAISSVRESGRGDGYNPGRPGRDPDRGHGGGYGRGGTLEVYSGAGQNGGSARLNRDTDDFVNIGFNDRTSSIVVYNGYWQLCSDSNYNGVCRIFGPGRHDELGRGLDGRVSSARMVDEREARRQQQYDNQYQRPQYDQPQYPQYQQPQYQQRGAVLLFPEAGMRGEPLALDRNAEDLVRYNFNDRASSIVVNDGQWEVCSDSNFHGRCEVIGPGEYGRLNAMENQISSLRRVR; encoded by the coding sequence ATGACGGGCCCTTTCAAACACACGCTGGCATGTGCGGCCACCTTGCTGCTCTCGCTGGGGGCCCATGCGGCCGCCCATGCGGGCGATATCACCTTGTTCGAAGACGTTGATCTGCGTGGCCGCGCGGTGAACCTGCGCGAGACGACGGACGATTTGTCGCGCATGGGTTTCAACGACAAGGCGTCGAGCATCCTGGTGCGCTCGGGTACCTGGGACGTGTGTACCGATGCCGGTTTCCGCGGCAATTGCCGCACCCTGGGGCCGGGCGAATACCGCTCGATGCCGGGCATGAACGACGCCATCAGTTCGGTGCGCGAGTCGGGGCGCGGCGATGGCTACAATCCGGGACGTCCCGGACGCGATCCGGACCGTGGCCATGGCGGCGGCTATGGCCGTGGCGGCACCCTGGAAGTGTATTCGGGCGCAGGCCAGAATGGCGGCTCGGCGCGCCTGAACCGCGACACGGACGATTTCGTCAATATCGGTTTCAACGACCGCACCAGCAGCATCGTCGTCTATAACGGCTACTGGCAGCTGTGCAGCGATTCGAACTACAACGGCGTATGCCGCATCTTCGGCCCTGGCCGCCACGACGAGCTGGGACGCGGCCTCGATGGGCGCGTCTCGTCGGCGCGCATGGTCGACGAGCGCGAAGCGCGCCGCCAGCAGCAGTACGATAACCAGTACCAGCGGCCGCAATACGATCAGCCGCAGTATCCGCAATACCAGCAGCCGCAGTACCAGCAGCGCGGCGCCGTGCTACTGTTCCCCGAAGCGGGCATGCGCGGCGAACCGCTGGCGCTGGACCGCAATGCGGAAGACCTGGTGCGCTACAACTTCAACGACCGCGCCTCGTCCATCGTCGTCAACGATGGCCAGTGGGAAGTGTGCAGCGACTCGAACTTCCATGGCCGCTGCGAAGTGATCGGGCCGGGCGAATACGGCCGCCTGAACGCCATGGAAAACCAGATTTCCTCGCTGCGCCGCGTACGCTGA
- a CDS encoding MATE family efflux transporter, which yields MPHTTSFTLPAIRTEVSSLWKLAWPILIGQLATVGMGAADVAMTGHTNPEELAAVSLGAAIWSIVLVTVSGIMMAINTLVAHEIGAARHDRVPHIVRQSLWKALLVGLVACLLTNMAALVFDHLMLEPAVAAKAKLFVHIISCALPPFAAYRALYGYSTSINQTKPVMVIALAALALNIFVNYLLIYGHWGMPKLGGVGCAVATTCCVWMMLLAMLAWIRIAPAYRATYPFTHWEWPQLSSIGPMLRLGLPIGVTYFAEVSAFGVISLLVARFGVIQVSAHQIALNFSSVVFMVPLTFGIALVTRVGHAVGEANLRKARFISWVGVAMSLTAAIVSAAVITLFRHQIAQAYTSDPQVQALCAQLLLFAALFQLSDATQVATSCAIRGYKVTRQPMLIQLLAFWGFSLPIGYVLGLAPAGFIWSPAEPMAAAGFWIGLVTGLTVAAVLLTWYLNRLSLQRLRAVP from the coding sequence ATGCCACACACTACCTCGTTCACCCTGCCCGCCATCCGCACTGAAGTCTCGTCGCTGTGGAAGCTGGCCTGGCCCATCCTGATCGGCCAGCTGGCCACCGTCGGCATGGGCGCGGCCGACGTGGCGATGACGGGCCACACGAACCCCGAGGAACTGGCGGCCGTGTCGCTGGGTGCGGCCATCTGGTCCATCGTGCTCGTCACCGTGAGCGGCATCATGATGGCGATCAATACCCTGGTGGCGCATGAAATCGGCGCCGCGCGCCACGACCGGGTGCCGCACATCGTGCGCCAGTCGCTGTGGAAGGCGCTGCTCGTGGGCCTGGTCGCCTGTCTGCTGACGAACATGGCGGCGCTCGTGTTCGACCATCTGATGCTGGAACCGGCCGTGGCAGCCAAGGCCAAGCTGTTCGTGCACATCATCAGCTGCGCGCTGCCGCCGTTCGCCGCCTACCGCGCGCTGTACGGCTACAGCACCAGCATCAACCAGACCAAGCCCGTGATGGTGATCGCGCTGGCCGCGCTGGCGCTGAACATTTTCGTCAACTACCTGCTGATCTACGGCCACTGGGGCATGCCGAAGCTCGGCGGCGTGGGCTGCGCCGTGGCCACCACCTGCTGCGTGTGGATGATGTTGCTGGCCATGCTGGCCTGGATTAGGATCGCGCCCGCCTACCGCGCCACGTATCCATTCACGCACTGGGAATGGCCGCAGCTGTCGTCCATCGGCCCCATGCTGCGCCTGGGCCTGCCCATCGGCGTCACCTACTTTGCCGAAGTGAGCGCCTTTGGCGTCATCAGCCTGCTGGTGGCGCGCTTCGGCGTGATCCAGGTGTCGGCGCACCAGATTGCCCTGAATTTCTCGTCCGTCGTCTTCATGGTGCCGCTCACGTTCGGCATCGCGCTCGTCACGCGCGTGGGCCATGCCGTGGGCGAAGCCAATTTGCGCAAGGCCCGTTTCATTTCGTGGGTGGGCGTGGCCATGTCGCTGACGGCCGCCATCGTCTCGGCCGCCGTCATCACCCTCTTCCGCCACCAGATCGCGCAAGCCTACACGTCCGACCCGCAAGTGCAGGCGCTGTGCGCGCAGCTGCTGCTGTTCGCCGCCCTGTTCCAGCTATCCGACGCGACGCAGGTGGCCACGTCCTGCGCCATCCGCGGCTACAAGGTGACGCGCCAGCCGATGCTGATCCAGCTGCTGGCCTTCTGGGGCTTCTCGCTGCCGATCGGCTATGTACTGGGCCTCGCGCCGGCTGGCTTCATCTGGTCGCCGGCCGAACCGATGGCCGCCGCCGGTTTCTGGATCGGCCTCGTCACGGGCTTGACGGTGGCCGCCGTGCTGCTGACCTGGTATCTGAACCGGCTGTCGCTGCAGCGCCTGCGCGCGGTGCCATAA
- a CDS encoding beta/gamma crystallin-related protein — translation MNRPFAFALLCASSLFVHLAAQAGEIRLYTDDNFKGRVVVLRDTTDDLSRVNFNDTVSSIQVESGSWEVCTHGDFKGDCKTLERGDYRSMPGMNDKISSVREIGGGQGSGSGGRRAALELYAGGGQRGASAGVNADRDDLVDIGFNDRASSARVEYGYWQLCSDSNYHGSCRVFGPGSHDDLGSLNGRVSSARLVDPREENRPQNDEGLVVLYGRAFLKGRGLQVNRDVSDLVLLNFNDQAESIAINEGTWEVCTNSQFNGTCERMGPGKYEVLDTALDKRISSLRRLY, via the coding sequence ATGAATCGCCCGTTCGCCTTTGCTCTGCTGTGTGCCAGTTCGCTGTTTGTCCATCTCGCGGCGCAGGCCGGCGAGATCCGCCTGTACACCGATGACAATTTCAAGGGAAGGGTCGTGGTCTTGCGCGATACGACGGACGACCTGTCGCGCGTCAATTTCAATGACACCGTCTCGAGCATCCAGGTTGAATCGGGCAGCTGGGAAGTGTGCACGCATGGCGATTTCAAGGGAGATTGCAAGACCCTGGAAAGGGGCGACTACCGCTCGATGCCGGGCATGAACGATAAAATTTCATCCGTGCGCGAAATCGGCGGCGGGCAGGGCAGCGGTAGCGGTGGACGCCGCGCGGCGCTGGAGCTGTACGCCGGCGGCGGCCAGCGCGGCGCGTCGGCCGGCGTGAATGCGGACCGCGACGACCTGGTCGACATCGGCTTCAACGACCGCGCCAGCAGCGCGCGCGTCGAGTACGGCTACTGGCAGCTGTGCAGCGATTCCAACTACCATGGCAGCTGCCGCGTATTCGGGCCTGGCAGCCACGATGACCTGGGCAGCCTGAATGGGCGCGTGTCATCGGCGCGCCTGGTCGATCCGCGCGAGGAGAACCGTCCGCAAAATGACGAGGGCCTGGTGGTGCTGTATGGCCGCGCGTTCCTCAAGGGGCGGGGGCTGCAGGTGAACCGCGACGTCAGTGACCTGGTGCTCCTGAACTTCAACGACCAGGCCGAATCCATCGCCATCAACGAAGGCACCTGGGAAGTCTGCACGAACTCGCAGTTCAACGGCACCTGCGAGCGCATGGGGCCGGGCAAGTATGAAGTGCTGGACACGGCGCTCGACAAGCGCATTTCCTCGCTGCGCCGCCTGTACTGA
- a CDS encoding class I SAM-dependent methyltransferase, whose product MKPTPPQDQQDPIHAITERTLAHYDASAEQFFEGTRDHDVSQNISALLNAIGRPAPVEILDLGCGPGRDLKAFTAMGHHATGVDGSARFVEMARAYSGCTVWQQDFVDLDLPAAHFDGVFANAVLFHVPSAVLPGVLRALYTCLKPGGVLFSSNPRGQNQEGWNGARYGSYHDEATWAAYVQAAGFSLVEQYYRPPGLPREQQPWLATVWRKAG is encoded by the coding sequence ATGAAGCCGACCCCACCGCAAGATCAGCAAGACCCCATCCACGCCATCACCGAACGCACCCTGGCCCATTACGACGCCAGCGCCGAGCAGTTTTTCGAAGGCACGCGCGACCACGACGTCAGCCAGAATATCAGTGCGCTGCTGAACGCCATCGGCCGTCCGGCGCCTGTGGAGATTCTCGACCTCGGCTGCGGCCCGGGCCGCGATCTGAAAGCGTTCACGGCCATGGGCCACCACGCCACCGGTGTCGATGGCAGCGCCCGCTTCGTCGAGATGGCGCGCGCCTACAGCGGCTGCACCGTATGGCAGCAGGATTTCGTCGACCTCGACTTGCCTGCCGCGCACTTCGACGGCGTGTTCGCGAATGCCGTGCTGTTCCACGTGCCCAGCGCCGTTCTGCCCGGCGTGCTGCGCGCCTTGTACACGTGCCTGAAACCGGGCGGCGTGCTGTTCAGCTCGAATCCGCGCGGGCAGAACCAGGAAGGCTGGAACGGCGCGCGCTACGGCAGCTACCACGACGAAGCGACATGGGCCGCGTATGTGCAGGCGGCCGGATTCAGCCTGGTCGAGCAGTACTACCGCCCGCCCGGCTTGCCGCGCGAGCAGCAGCCTTGGCTGGCGACGGTATGGCGCAAAGCGGGCTGA
- a CDS encoding PhzF family phenazine biosynthesis protein: MPQPRPFRQVDVFSKVPFMGNPLAVVLDADGLDTAQMQAIARWTGLSETTFVLAPHDPAADYRVRIFSPEMEFPFAGHPTLGTAHALLDSGMQPKGARIVQECGVGLVQIERQAGGVLAFQAPPCTARALKPTLLPLLQTALGGTPAAAGTVVDMGIRWLCVPLASAAACLAVRADIASLTALLAAAGADGLALYGPHAAGGPADYEVRALLSEHGALVEDPVTGSANACIAHLLAGGDYCVRQGTCLQRDGRVSVSFRDGQAWIGGACLSVVTGSILA, encoded by the coding sequence ATGCCGCAGCCGCGCCCCTTCAGGCAAGTCGATGTGTTCAGCAAGGTGCCGTTCATGGGCAATCCACTGGCCGTGGTGCTCGACGCCGATGGCCTCGATACCGCGCAGATGCAGGCGATCGCGCGCTGGACGGGCCTGTCCGAAACCACCTTCGTGCTGGCGCCGCACGATCCGGCAGCCGACTACCGCGTGCGGATTTTTTCGCCCGAGATGGAATTCCCGTTCGCCGGCCACCCGACCCTGGGCACGGCGCACGCCCTGCTCGACTCGGGCATGCAGCCGAAAGGCGCGCGCATCGTGCAGGAATGCGGCGTCGGCCTCGTGCAGATCGAGCGGCAGGCGGGCGGCGTGCTGGCGTTCCAGGCGCCGCCGTGCACGGCGCGCGCGCTCAAACCCACTCTGCTGCCGCTGCTGCAAACCGCGCTGGGCGGCACGCCGGCCGCTGCCGGCACCGTCGTCGACATGGGCATCCGCTGGCTGTGCGTACCGCTGGCAAGCGCCGCCGCCTGCCTGGCCGTGCGCGCCGATATCGCATCGCTGACGGCCTTGCTGGCCGCAGCCGGAGCGGACGGCCTGGCGCTGTACGGCCCGCACGCTGCGGGCGGGCCGGCCGATTACGAAGTGCGCGCGCTGCTCAGCGAACATGGCGCGCTGGTGGAAGACCCCGTCACGGGCAGTGCCAACGCCTGCATCGCGCACCTGCTGGCCGGTGGCGACTACTGCGTCCGCCAGGGCACCTGCCTGCAGCGCGACGGCCGCGTGTCCGTCAGCTTCCGCGATGGTCAAGCCTGGATAGGCGGCGCCTGCCTGAGCGTCGTCACGGGGTCGATATTGGCCTGA
- a CDS encoding S9 family peptidase — protein sequence MRFILCFLAAMASVPASAEKLTLERIHADPALAGPGVRNLKVSPDGERVTFLRGRADNQFQLDLWEFKLKDKSTHRLVDSKALVPNETISPEEQARRERERTASLNGILSYSWSPDGKQLLVPLAGNLYLVDAAHPDKARLVAKGNVLDPKISPKGRYVSFVRDQNIYVIDLKSGQERQLTTNGKGTIRNGEAEFVAQEEMGQRTGYYWAPDDSAIAYKRYDEAPVPVVRRFEIFADRTDVVEQRYPAAGDPNVLVQLLIVSPETGVQRQVELGTNPDIYLVRADWSADSKSLVYQRQSRDQKILDLVAVDAATLAQRTLLTETSTTWVSIHDDLRFLSNGTFLWSSERTGRNHLYLYDMSGKLLHPVTSGAWGIDSVLAVNQKTGKVFVASNRDAVIDKQTYALALDGSTADKPQRVTKADGWHDTTFSRNGEVFVDTYSDPATPPQVSIRRPDGAMVGWLEENALNASHPYAKYKADHLPTEYGTLKANDGQTLYYSIVKPSNFDASKRYPVYLSTYGGPHSQHVARRWGNNFDQYMAQQGFVVFRLDNRGSSRRERAFTDAIYHNLGAAEVADQLVGIDWLGKQSFVDAKRIGVFGWSYGGFMTLRLLSAASDKIAMGVSVAPVTDWSLYDTHYTEQFLGMPKENVDGYKASTVFAHLDGLKSPLLLVHGMADDNVLFSNSTRLIDALVNRGVQFDLMTYPGAKHGISSRAGQRHVYKKIEMFFKQNLGVAK from the coding sequence ATGCGTTTTATTCTTTGTTTTCTGGCCGCGATGGCCAGCGTTCCCGCATCGGCTGAAAAGCTGACCCTGGAACGCATCCACGCCGATCCGGCGCTGGCCGGCCCCGGCGTGCGCAACCTGAAGGTGTCGCCCGATGGCGAGCGAGTCACATTCCTGCGCGGCCGCGCCGACAACCAGTTCCAGCTCGACCTGTGGGAATTCAAGCTGAAGGACAAGAGCACGCACCGCCTCGTCGACTCGAAGGCGCTGGTGCCGAATGAAACGATTTCGCCCGAAGAGCAGGCGCGCCGCGAACGCGAGCGCACGGCCAGCCTGAACGGCATTCTCAGCTACAGCTGGTCGCCCGACGGCAAGCAACTGCTGGTGCCGCTGGCCGGCAATCTGTACCTGGTCGACGCGGCCCATCCGGACAAGGCGCGCCTGGTCGCCAAGGGCAATGTGCTCGACCCGAAAATCTCGCCGAAAGGCCGCTACGTCTCGTTCGTGCGCGACCAGAACATCTATGTGATCGACCTGAAGTCGGGCCAGGAACGCCAGCTGACGACCAATGGCAAGGGCACGATACGCAACGGCGAAGCCGAATTCGTGGCGCAGGAAGAAATGGGCCAGCGCACCGGCTACTACTGGGCCCCGGACGATTCCGCCATCGCCTACAAACGCTACGACGAAGCACCGGTTCCTGTCGTGCGCCGCTTTGAAATCTTCGCCGACCGCACGGACGTCGTCGAGCAGCGCTACCCTGCCGCCGGCGACCCGAACGTACTGGTGCAGCTGCTGATCGTCTCGCCGGAAACGGGCGTGCAGCGCCAGGTGGAGCTGGGCACGAACCCGGACATCTACCTGGTGCGCGCCGACTGGAGCGCGGACAGCAAATCGCTCGTGTACCAGCGCCAGTCGCGCGACCAGAAGATCCTCGACCTGGTCGCCGTCGACGCAGCCACGCTGGCGCAGCGCACCCTGCTGACGGAAACGTCGACAACCTGGGTCAGCATCCATGACGACCTGCGCTTCCTGTCGAACGGCACCTTCCTGTGGTCGTCCGAGCGCACGGGCCGCAATCACCTGTATTTGTACGACATGAGCGGCAAGCTGCTGCACCCGGTCACGTCCGGCGCATGGGGCATCGACAGCGTGCTGGCCGTGAACCAGAAGACCGGCAAGGTATTCGTCGCGTCGAACCGCGACGCCGTGATCGACAAGCAGACCTACGCGCTGGCGCTCGACGGCAGCACGGCCGACAAGCCGCAGCGCGTGACGAAAGCCGATGGCTGGCACGACACGACGTTCTCGCGCAATGGCGAAGTCTTCGTCGATACGTATTCGGACCCCGCCACGCCGCCGCAGGTGAGCATCCGCCGCCCGGACGGCGCCATGGTGGGCTGGCTGGAAGAAAACGCGCTGAACGCGAGCCACCCGTACGCCAAATACAAGGCGGACCACCTGCCGACGGAATATGGCACCCTGAAGGCCAACGATGGCCAGACGCTGTATTACTCCATCGTCAAGCCGTCGAACTTCGACGCAAGCAAGCGCTACCCCGTCTACCTGTCGACGTATGGCGGCCCGCACTCGCAGCACGTGGCGCGCCGCTGGGGCAACAACTTCGACCAGTACATGGCGCAGCAGGGCTTTGTCGTCTTCCGCCTCGATAACCGCGGTTCGTCGCGCCGCGAGCGCGCGTTCACGGACGCCATCTACCACAACCTGGGCGCGGCCGAAGTGGCCGACCAACTGGTGGGCATCGACTGGCTGGGCAAGCAAAGCTTCGTCGATGCCAAACGCATCGGCGTATTCGGCTGGAGCTATGGCGGCTTCATGACCCTGCGCCTTCTGTCGGCAGCGTCCGACAAGATCGCCATGGGCGTCTCGGTAGCGCCCGTGACCGACTGGTCGCTGTACGACACCCACTACACGGAGCAATTCCTCGGCATGCCGAAGGAAAACGTCGATGGCTACAAGGCCAGCACCGTGTTCGCCCACCTCGACGGCCTGAAGTCGCCGCTGCTGCTGGTGCACGGCATGGCCGACGACAACGTCTTGTTCAGCAACAGCACGCGTTTGATCGACGCGCTCGTGAACCGCGGCGTGCAGTTCGACCTGATGACGTATCCGGGCGCCAAGCACGGCATCTCGTCGCGCGCGGGCCAGCGCCACGTGTACAAGAAAATCGAGATGTTCTTCAAGCAGAACCTGGGCGTAGCGAAGTAA
- a CDS encoding MerR family transcriptional regulator, whose amino-acid sequence MTNKVIGELLEDRALSLEELARACAVEPDWVVQHVRTGVLLQDGPPAGQLTAWRFTSLDLVRARRLHEIESVFDANAELAALVVDLSEEVARLRRRLHVLGVE is encoded by the coding sequence ATGACAAACAAGGTAATTGGCGAATTGCTGGAAGACCGTGCCCTGAGCCTGGAAGAACTGGCGCGTGCCTGCGCCGTGGAGCCGGACTGGGTGGTGCAGCACGTGCGGACGGGCGTGCTGCTGCAGGACGGTCCGCCGGCGGGACAACTGACGGCCTGGCGCTTCACGAGCCTGGACCTGGTGCGTGCGCGCCGCCTGCATGAAATCGAATCCGTGTTCGACGCGAACGCCGAACTGGCAGCGCTGGTGGTCGACCTGTCGGAAGAAGTGGCGCGCCTGCGCCGGCGCCTGCACGTGCTGGGCGTCGAGTAG
- a CDS encoding DnaJ C-terminal domain-containing protein, translating into MEYKDYYKELGVEKTASEADIKKAYRKLVRKYHPDVSKEPDADKRTKALNEAYGVLGDAEKRAAYDELGRNQGAQGQPFRPPPDWGAGYESSGADDSDFFADLFAHVGGRRRANSTFQMQGEDSHAAITIDLQDSYQGAKRHIVMRVPEADAQGHVVTRERTLEVTIPKGVTEGQQLRMKGQGNPGSGGAPAGDLYLEIRFRPDARYKVEGRDVFETVPVTPWEAALGGDIDVPTPSGTVTVTVPPNSQTGRKLRLKGRGIPATQPGDLYLLLEVVLPPANDDKARELYATMAREMAFNPRQKLGG; encoded by the coding sequence GTGGAATACAAGGACTACTACAAGGAACTTGGCGTCGAGAAGACGGCGTCCGAGGCCGATATCAAGAAAGCGTACCGCAAGCTGGTGCGCAAATACCATCCCGATGTCAGCAAGGAGCCGGACGCCGACAAGCGCACCAAGGCCCTGAACGAGGCTTATGGCGTGCTGGGCGACGCGGAAAAGCGCGCCGCCTACGATGAACTGGGCCGCAACCAGGGCGCGCAAGGCCAGCCCTTCCGCCCACCGCCGGACTGGGGTGCCGGCTACGAATCGTCGGGCGCTGACGACAGCGATTTCTTTGCCGACCTGTTTGCCCACGTGGGCGGACGGCGCCGCGCCAACAGCACCTTCCAGATGCAGGGCGAGGACAGCCACGCCGCCATCACCATCGACCTGCAGGACAGCTACCAGGGCGCCAAGCGCCACATCGTCATGCGCGTGCCCGAAGCGGATGCGCAAGGCCACGTGGTGACGCGCGAGCGCACCCTGGAAGTGACGATACCGAAAGGCGTCACGGAAGGCCAGCAGCTGCGCATGAAGGGACAGGGCAATCCCGGCAGCGGCGGCGCGCCCGCCGGCGATTTATACCTGGAAATCCGCTTCCGACCCGATGCGCGCTACAAGGTGGAAGGGCGCGACGTCTTCGAGACGGTGCCCGTCACGCCATGGGAAGCGGCGCTGGGCGGCGACATCGACGTGCCCACGCCATCGGGCACGGTGACCGTCACCGTGCCGCCCAATTCGCAGACGGGGCGCAAGCTGCGCCTGAAGGGGCGCGGCATTCCCGCCACCCAGCCGGGCGACCTGTATCTGCTGCTGGAAGTGGTGCTGCCGCCGGCGAACGACGACAAGGCGCGCGAACTGTATGCAACCATGGCGCGCGAGATGGCTTTCAATCCACGCCAGAAGCTGGGAGGCTAA
- a CDS encoding beta/gamma crystallin-related protein — protein sequence MVLSFRPALLCAATLLAPLAASAGEITLFEDAGFRGRPVTLRYDTGDLSRMGFNDKASSIIVRSGTWEVCKDANYRGNCRTFGPGRYGSMPGMNDAVSSVREVGRPDHGGGDHRPYPPRPPRPEPERPYPGYPGHGGGHRPDANGAVLLFPDAGMRGRPVRLDREVHDLSRYGFNDRAESVVVNYGRWEFCVDANFRGRCVVMGPGSYGRLHGGLDRRISSVRRVR from the coding sequence ATGGTTTTATCTTTCCGGCCCGCGCTGTTGTGCGCCGCCACCTTGCTCGCCCCCCTTGCCGCATCCGCGGGCGAAATCACCCTGTTCGAGGACGCCGGTTTCCGCGGCCGTCCCGTGACCCTGCGTTACGACACGGGCGACCTGTCGCGCATGGGCTTTAACGACAAGGCCTCGAGCATCATCGTGCGCTCGGGCACCTGGGAAGTGTGCAAGGACGCCAATTACCGGGGCAACTGCCGTACTTTCGGACCTGGCCGCTACGGCAGCATGCCTGGCATGAACGACGCCGTTTCCTCCGTGCGCGAAGTGGGCCGCCCGGACCATGGCGGCGGCGACCACCGACCGTATCCGCCGCGCCCCCCGCGTCCTGAGCCGGAGCGCCCCTATCCCGGTTATCCGGGCCACGGCGGCGGCCACCGTCCCGACGCGAATGGCGCCGTGCTGCTGTTCCCCGACGCCGGCATGCGCGGCCGCCCCGTGCGCCTGGACCGCGAAGTGCACGACTTGAGCCGCTATGGTTTCAATGACCGCGCCGAATCGGTCGTCGTCAATTACGGCCGCTGGGAATTCTGCGTCGACGCCAACTTCCGCGGCCGCTGCGTGGTGATGGGACCAGGCAGCTACGGCCGCCTGCACGGTGGCCTCGACCGCCGCATTTCTTCGGTGCGCCGCGTGCGCTGA
- a CDS encoding CsbD family protein produces MNKDQVEGKLKEVGGKIQEAAGKVVGSEEQQAKGLANQVEGKVQKKVGDVKDAVETVTRKP; encoded by the coding sequence ATGAACAAAGATCAAGTCGAAGGTAAACTGAAGGAAGTCGGCGGTAAAATCCAGGAAGCCGCTGGCAAGGTCGTCGGCAGCGAAGAACAGCAAGCCAAGGGCCTGGCAAACCAGGTCGAAGGCAAAGTGCAGAAGAAGGTTGGCGACGTCAAGGATGCGGTCGAAACCGTCACGCGCAAGCCGTAA